One genomic segment of Clostridium estertheticum subsp. estertheticum includes these proteins:
- a CDS encoding DUF881 domain-containing protein: MKKFISQISIGIICVLLGFMITYQFKMISKQNSASTSDTDTNKNTPEIITENEQLKKSKVEMQKKIDDLDAKTKEYETAAGGKDAESELLNKELVETRILTGDTDVKGEGMTIYITPKSSIFGSNSDDQKINDTDLVHIVNELNAGNAEAISINGIRLTSRSGIRNAGNAIIINDERISYSKRITIKAIGKSDILESTISFPGAIPQTLSQTCDITMEKSNEIVIAKSNRAYKFDFAKPIEKK; the protein is encoded by the coding sequence ATGAAGAAGTTTATATCTCAAATATCTATTGGTATTATATGTGTATTATTAGGATTTATGATAACTTATCAATTTAAAATGATAAGCAAACAAAATTCAGCATCAACATCAGATACAGATACAAATAAAAATACACCTGAAATTATAACTGAAAATGAACAATTAAAAAAGAGTAAGGTAGAGATGCAGAAAAAAATTGATGATTTAGATGCTAAAACAAAAGAATATGAAACTGCTGCAGGGGGGAAAGACGCAGAAAGTGAACTGTTAAATAAAGAATTAGTTGAGACGAGAATACTCACTGGAGATACCGATGTAAAAGGTGAAGGGATGACAATTTATATAACTCCTAAAAGTAGTATTTTTGGAAGTAATTCTGATGATCAAAAAATAAATGATACAGATTTAGTTCATATAGTAAATGAATTAAATGCTGGAAATGCAGAAGCAATTTCTATCAATGGTATTAGATTAACCTCTCGTAGTGGTATAAGAAATGCTGGAAATGCGATTATTATAAATGATGAAAGAATTTCTTATAGTAAAAGAATAACTATTAAAGCAATTGGTAAAAGTGACATATTGGAAAGTACTATTAGTTTCCCAGGAGCAATTCCACAAACACTTAGCCAGACTTGTGATATAACAATGGAAAAATCAAATGAAATAGTAATTGCAAAATCAAATAGAGCATACAAATTTGATTTTGCGAAACCAATAGAAAAGAAGTAG
- a CDS encoding small basic family protein, with protein sequence MVAFVGLLIGVILGIVWNVNIPVKFSPYISVAIFACLDSVFGALRGSMSHNFRADIFVSGFFGNAALAVAMVYLGDKLGIPIYLAAIIVFGGRIFDNFAIIRRLLIDKAKSHS encoded by the coding sequence ATGGTTGCTTTTGTAGGATTACTTATAGGTGTAATATTAGGAATTGTATGGAATGTTAATATTCCAGTTAAATTTTCTCCATATATTTCGGTAGCAATTTTTGCGTGTTTAGATTCTGTTTTTGGTGCATTAAGAGGTTCAATGTCTCATAATTTCCGTGCAGATATTTTTGTGTCAGGTTTTTTTGGGAATGCTGCGCTAGCTGTAGCAATGGTTTATTTAGGTGATAAATTAGGAATTCCAATTTATTTGGCCGCTATTATTGTATTCGGAGGTCGGATATTTGATAACTTTGCAATTATTAGACGACTTTTAATTGACAAAGCTAAATCCCACTCATGA